GTAATTTGGTGTGAGTCCAAAGGCTGATGGGTCAGATCAGCCTGCCACGACTTCCTTGTCTTGCGCCCGCGCCGCCGCCAGAGGCGACAAGCAGCAGGCAGAACTCTCTTGAACCGTTTGTCTGACGTGCGGCGTCAGCTTGCCCACCTTCGTATAAGCGAAGCGTCTGCCAGCGTCCTTGCCGGCGAGATTCGCTTCGTTGGCTCGCAGAGAAGCATCATTCTCCAGATGCGAGCCCTCCCACGTGGATTCGTTGTTTCGCTGTGCGTCCGGCCGATGTGCTCCGTCCGGTGACGTTCATGAGGCGGGGAGGATATGGAAATCGGCCGCAAGGGTCAAGGGCGATTTGGTACGCATTTCCGGCCGGTTTTTACCGCTTTCCGTCCAGCAGATGCTGGCATGCGCAAGGTCAAACCCGGGCGAGGTTTTTCTTTGCTGTCAGCGCTGCGCGCACTGCTGACTACGCGCGCGAGGGGCGCGTGGCAAATCGTCTCGTCGCTTCGGCGGAAATGGAACACGTCGAACACCCGTCGAGGCTCACACTTCCTTGGCCACCGCCGGAAAGCGGTCCTGCAAGGCCTGCACGGTGAGCTCTTCATCGCGCAGCGCTTCCATGGCCCGCAGCGCCGCTTCGGCCGCGGGAATGGTGGTGATGCACGGCACGCCGTGCGCCACGGCCGCCGCGCGGATGCGTCCTTCGTCGGTGCGTGCGCCCTTGCCGCTGGGCGTGTTGATGATCAACTGGATCTGGCCGTCGATCAGGTAATCGAGCAGGTTCGGATGCCCCTCCTGCAATTTCTTGACGATCTTCACCGGGATGCCCGCCTCTTCCAGCGTCCGCGCGGTGCCCGCGGTCGCCACGATGTTGAAGCCCAGTGAGGTCAACTTCTCGCCGATCGGGCGGACGTGGCGCTTGGTGCGCATGGTCAGGCTCAGGAAGATCGTGCCCGTGCTTGGCAGCACGACGCCGGCGGCAAGTTGGCTCTTGGCGAAGGCAATCGAGAATCGATCGCTGATGCCCATCACTTCGCCGGTCGAGCGCATCTCGGGCCCCAGCACGATATCCACGCCTGAGAACTTGATGAACGGAAACACGCTTTCCTTTACCGAGACGTGACTCGGAATCGGGTCGCAGTCGTAACCTTGCTCGGCCAACGAGACGCCGGCCATGATTTTGGCGGCCACCTTGGCCAGCGGCATGCCCGTGGCCTTCGACACGAACGGCACCGTGCGGCTGGCGCGCGGGTTGACTTCCAGCACGTAGACGTTGAGCTTCTCGTCTTCTTTCTTCACGGCAAACTGGATGTTCATCAATCCTTTGACCTGCAATTGCTTTGCGAGCCGATGCGTGGCTTCGCGAATCTCGGCCAGCACCGGGCCCGGCAGGCTATAGGCCGGCAGCGCACAGGCCGAGTCACCGGAATGCACGCCCGCCTCTTCAATGTGTTCCATGATGCCGGCGACGATGGTCTGGTGACCATCCGAGATCGCGTCGACGTCGACCTCGATCGCGTCCTCCAGGAAGCGGTCGATCAGCACCGGCTGACCTTGCGCGACCAGAAACGCCTCGGCCACGTAGCGCTCGAATTGCAGCGGGTCGTAGCAGATTTCCATCGCCCGGCCCCCCAGCACGAAGCTTGGCCGGACAAGCGCCGGATACTGGACCTTGGCGATTTCCACGCGTGCCTCGTCCATCGTGCGGGCGATGGCGTTGGCCGGCTGCCGGAGGTCGAGCCGATTGAGCAGCCGCTGGAACTTTTCGCGGTCTTCGGCGTCTTCGATCGTGTCGACGCTGGTACCGATGATCGGTACACCGCACGTGGCCAGGGCCCGCGCCAGGTTCAGCGGCGTCTGGCCGCCAAACTGCACGATCACTCCGTCGGGCTGCACGCGGTCGCAAATATTGAGTACGTCCTCGGTCGTCAGCGGCTCGAAGAACAGCAAATCGCTCGTGTCGTAGTCGGTGCTTACGGTTTCGGGGTTCGAGTTGACCATGATCGACTCGATGCCCAGCTCCCGCAGCGCGAAACTGGCATGGCAGCAGCAGTAGTCGAACTCGATTCCCTGTCCGATGCGATTCGGTCCGCCCCCCAGGACCATGATCCGCCTGGTGCCGCGGCGTTTGGCGGGCGTTTCGTCTTCGTCTTCGTAGGTCGAATAGTAGTAGGGCGTGTAGGCTTCGAACTCGGCGGCGCAAGTGTCGACCGACTTGAACGTGGCCACGATGCCGCGCCGCTTTCGCTCGGCCCGCACGTCTCCTTCGCTCGTGCCGAAGATATAGCTGAGCTGCCGATCGGAAAAGCCGGATCGCTTCGCGCGGCGCAACAGCGCGTCATCCACTTCATCGAGCGACGGAATAGCTCGCAACGTTTCTTCCAGCTCGACGATCTCGAACAGATTGTCCAGAAACCAGGGATCGATATTCGTCAGTTGATAAATGTCGTCGAGCGACATGCCGCTCTTGATAGCGTAGCGCAAATACCACACGCGATCGGGATTCGGGATCGAGAGCTTGGCGCGAATCTCGTCGGGCGCTGGCTGCTGCGGCGTGCCCCACAGGTCTTTGTTATCGCAGCCGAAACCGAAGGCGCCGACTTCCAGCCCGCGCAGCGCCTTCTGGAACGATTCCTTGAAGGTACGGCCGATGGCCATCGTTTCGCCCACGCTCTTCATCTGCGTAGTGAGCGTGCTGCTAGCCTCGGGGAATTTCTCGAAGGCGAACCGCGGCACCTTCGTCACGACGTAGTCGATGCTCGGCTCAAAGCAGGCCATCGTCTCGCGCGTGATGTCGTTCGGCAGTTCGTGCAACCGATAGCCAATGGCCAGCTTGGCCGCGATCTTCGCGATGGGGAATCCCGTTGCCTTGCTCGCCAGGGCGCTCGAACGGCTGACGCGCGGGTTCATTTCGATGACGATCATCCGCCCGGTCCGCGGGTCGATAGCGAACTGGATGTTCGAGCCGCCGGTCTCGACGCCGATCTCGCGAATCACGGCCAGCGACGCGTCGCGCATCCGCTGGTATTCCTTGTCCGAAAGCGTCTGCGCGGGAGCCACGGTGATCGAATCGCCCGTGTGGACCCCCATCGGGTCGAAGTTCTCGATCGAGCAGATGATCACGACGTTGTCGTCAACGTCGCGCATCACCTCCATTTCGTATTCTTTCCAGCCGACGATCGACTCTTCGACCAGCACCTCGTGGATCGGCGACAGCTCCAGCCCGTAGCTGACCAGGTTGTCGAAATCCTCCTTGTTGTAAGCGATCGACGAGCCGCTTCCCCCCATCGTGAAGCTGGGGCGCACGATGCACGGCAGCCCGACCTCCTGCTGCACGCGCCGGGCTTCTTCCAGGTTGTGTACCGTCTCACCGCGGCATACGGAGAGCCCGATTTTCTTCATAGCTTCGGCAAAGCGGCGGCGGTTTTCCGCCTTGTCGATCACGTCCGGCTTGGCGCCGATCATCTCCACACCGAATTGTTCGAGCACGCCGTGCCGGTGCAGATCCATTCCGATGTTCAGACCGGTCTGCCCGCCCAGGGTCGGCAATATCGCGTCGGGCCGTTCCGCTTCGATCACCTTGGCCACCATCTCCCAGGTCAACGGCTCGATGTACGTGCGGTCGGCCGTGCCCGGATCGGTCATGATCGTGGCCGGGTTCGAATTCACCAACACGACCTCGTACCCCTCCTCGCGCAGCGCTTTGCACGCCTGCGTGCCGGAGTAGTCGAATTCGCACGCCTGGCCGATGACGATCGGGCCGGAACCAATCAGCAAGATCTTGTGCAGGTCGTTACGCCGAGGCACGTCTGGGATTTCCTTCTGTTGCTTGAGTCCGTTCAGCGCCGCCACGCCCTCCAGCAGGACTACTGCCCGCGCGGCCGTATGAGCCCGGGCCCTGTTCCGTCCGGGGGGCCTCACAACCGGCGCGCGGCGGGGCACCGCTCGTCTGACAAGGCTCGGCACCGATCCGGCTGGGCTATAAAATCCCTCGATGATAACACGCGCCTGCTAGTCCTTCCAGGACCAGCCGCGCATCTCGGAAGAGCTTGAGAAAGCCATGAAATTCGGCACAAGGACGC
The window above is part of the Pirellulales bacterium genome. Proteins encoded here:
- the carB gene encoding carbamoyl-phosphate synthase large subunit, translated to MPRRNDLHKILLIGSGPIVIGQACEFDYSGTQACKALREEGYEVVLVNSNPATIMTDPGTADRTYIEPLTWEMVAKVIEAERPDAILPTLGGQTGLNIGMDLHRHGVLEQFGVEMIGAKPDVIDKAENRRRFAEAMKKIGLSVCRGETVHNLEEARRVQQEVGLPCIVRPSFTMGGSGSSIAYNKEDFDNLVSYGLELSPIHEVLVEESIVGWKEYEMEVMRDVDDNVVIICSIENFDPMGVHTGDSITVAPAQTLSDKEYQRMRDASLAVIREIGVETGGSNIQFAIDPRTGRMIVIEMNPRVSRSSALASKATGFPIAKIAAKLAIGYRLHELPNDITRETMACFEPSIDYVVTKVPRFAFEKFPEASSTLTTQMKSVGETMAIGRTFKESFQKALRGLEVGAFGFGCDNKDLWGTPQQPAPDEIRAKLSIPNPDRVWYLRYAIKSGMSLDDIYQLTNIDPWFLDNLFEIVELEETLRAIPSLDEVDDALLRRAKRSGFSDRQLSYIFGTSEGDVRAERKRRGIVATFKSVDTCAAEFEAYTPYYYSTYEDEDETPAKRRGTRRIMVLGGGPNRIGQGIEFDYCCCHASFALRELGIESIMVNSNPETVSTDYDTSDLLFFEPLTTEDVLNICDRVQPDGVIVQFGGQTPLNLARALATCGVPIIGTSVDTIEDAEDREKFQRLLNRLDLRQPANAIARTMDEARVEIAKVQYPALVRPSFVLGGRAMEICYDPLQFERYVAEAFLVAQGQPVLIDRFLEDAIEVDVDAISDGHQTIVAGIMEHIEEAGVHSGDSACALPAYSLPGPVLAEIREATHRLAKQLQVKGLMNIQFAVKKEDEKLNVYVLEVNPRASRTVPFVSKATGMPLAKVAAKIMAGVSLAEQGYDCDPIPSHVSVKESVFPFIKFSGVDIVLGPEMRSTGEVMGISDRFSIAFAKSQLAAGVVLPSTGTIFLSLTMRTKRHVRPIGEKLTSLGFNIVATAGTARTLEEAGIPVKIVKKLQEGHPNLLDYLIDGQIQLIINTPSGKGARTDEGRIRAAAVAHGVPCITTIPAAEAALRAMEALRDEELTVQALQDRFPAVAKEV